In Carassius auratus strain Wakin unplaced genomic scaffold, ASM336829v1 scaf_tig00214480, whole genome shotgun sequence, a single genomic region encodes these proteins:
- the elfn1a gene encoding protein ELFN1 produces MASRKASGASIRGMVKSAFFWSLAIVYLTHIGGVMGDCWLIEGEKGFVWLAICSQNQPPYEAIPQHINSTIVDLRLNENKIKSIHYSALSRFTNLTYLNLTKNEINYIEDGAFSAQFNLQVLQLGFNKLRNLTEGILRGLGKLQYLYLQANLIETVTPNAFWECPNIENIDLSMNRIQVLDGSTFTSLTKLTTCELYTNPFNCSCELLGFVKWLSVFPNRTSERMVCDSPAGVSGYSLLSQNPNNPTYRNALHMLSTVCTEDYVSTYIPVPTETTTYPPDSTPCGLEDCPSGTEPEGISISPTYIDLDVKPIMKLKQVSHANAVITVQIPYPYKKMYILVLYNNSFFTDIQNLKRQKEDIELKNLKPHTDYTYCVASIRNSLRFNHTCLTLSTGHKNGKERDVSTATATHYIMTILGCLFSMVIVLGIVYYCLRKKRQQDEKHKKTGSLKKNIIELKYGGELEGGTISRMTQKQMMTGESMTRMPYLPSASEIEQYKLQDISDTPKIAKGNYMEVRTGEHSDRRECEMSMPGNSQGTVPEISTIAKEVDKVNQIINNCIDALKSESTSFQGVKSGAVSTAEPQLVLISEQPQSKSSFLSPVYKDSYHHSLQRHHASDASPKRPSTATGGPMRSPRPYRSEVSYKSESKYIEKTSPTGETILTITPAAAILRAEAEKIRQYSEHRHSYPDAHQIEELEEPDSRKASILEPLTRPRARDLAYSQLSPQYHNLSYSSSPEYYCKPSHSIWERFKLHRKRHKNEEYMAAGHALRKKVQFAKDEDLHDILDYWKGVSAQQKS; encoded by the coding sequence ATGGCTTCCAGAAAGGCATCAGGAGCTAGTATTCGAGGCATGGTGAAGAGTGCCTTCTTCTGGTCTTTGGCCATAGTTTATCTGACTCACATAGGTGGAGTGATGGGGGATTGTTGGCTCATAGAGGGTGAAAAGGGCTTTGTATGGCTGGCCATTTGCAGCCAAAACCAGCCACCCTATGAGGCCATCCCTCAGCATATCAACAGCACCATAGTGGACCTTCGATTGAATGAGAACAAGATCAAAAGCATCCACTACTCTGCCCTTAGCCGCTTTACCAACCTCACATACCTGAATCTGACCAAGAATGAGATTAATTACATTGAGGACGGGGCTTTTTCAGCCCAGTTCAACTTGCAGGTTCTCCAGTTAGGTTTCAATAAGTTGCGTAACTTAACCGAAGGGATTCTCAGGGGTTTGGGGAAGCTGCAGTACCTCTACCTCCAGGCCAACCTGATTGAGACTGTGACACCCAATGCCTTCTGGGAGTGCCCAAACATAGAAAACATTGATCTTTCCATGAACCGCATCCAGGTGTTGGATGGGTCCACCTTCACCAGCCTGACTAAGCTGACCACCTGTGAACTCTACACCAACCCTTTCAACTGCTCCTGTGAGCTTTTGGGGTTTGTCAAGTGGCTATCGGTCTTTCCTAACAGGACAAGTGAACGGATGGTGTGCGATTCTCCTGCAGGAGTCTCGGGCTACAGTCTCCTAAGCCAGAATCCAAACAATCCCACATACCGGAATGCTCTGCATATGCTGTCCACTGTGTGCACGGAGGACTATGTGTCTACTTACATCCCTGTGCCTACCGAGACCACCACTTACCCTCCAGACTCGACGCCGTGTGGGTTGGAAGACTGTCCTTCAGGGACTGAACCGGAGGGAATCAGCATCAGTCCCACATACATAGACTTAGATGTGAAACCAATCATGAAACTCAAGCAAGTGTCTCATGCGAACGCAGTAATCACTGTTCAGATCCCTTACCCCTACAAGAAGATGTACATCCTTGTCCTGTACAACAACAGCTTCTTCACGGATATACAGAATCTAAAGCGGCAGAAGGAGGATATTGAACTGAAAAACCTGAAACCCCACACCGATTACACCTACTGTGTGGCTTCCATAAGAAACTCATTGCGTTTCAATCATACATGTCTGACACTATCCACTGGGCATAAGAATGGGAAAGAGCGAGACGTTAGTACGGCAACAGCCACTCACTACATAATGACTATCTTAGGATGTCTTTTCAGTATGGTAATTGTTTTAGGGATCGTGTATTACTGTCTGCGAAAAAAGAGACAACAAGATGAAAAGCACAAAAAGACAGGCAGCTTAAAAAAGAACATAATTGAGTTAAAATATGGCGGTGAGCTGGAGGGCGGGACAATATCCAGGATGACTCAAAAGCAAATGATGACTGGGGAGAGCATGACCCGCATGCCCTATCTACCTTCCGCCAGTGAAATCGAGCAATACAAACTGCAAGACATCAGCGACACTCCGAAAATAGCCAAAGGGAATTATATGGAAGTGAGAACAGGGGAGCACTCAGATCGAAGGGAATGTGAGATGTCCATGCCTGGCAACAGCCAAGGCACAGTTCCCGAGATCTCGACAATTGCGAAGGAGGTGGACAAGGTCAACCAGATTATTAACAATTGCATAGATGCTCTGAAATCAGAGTCCACCTCCTTCCAAGGGGTGAAATCTGGTGCCGTGTCAACAGCTGAACCTCAGTTGGTACTGATCTCAGAGCAGCCTCAGAGCAAGTCTAGCTTCCTGTCACCTGTCTACAAGGACAGCTACCACCACTCTTTACAAAGACATCATGCATCAGATGCCTCTCCAAAGCGTCCGAGTACAGCCACTGGTGGGCCAATGCGGAGTCCAAGGCCTTACCGTTCAGAGGTGTCCTACAAGTCAGAGTCGAAGTACATAGAGAAGACTTCACCCACAGGGGAGACTATTCTGACCATCACGCCCGCTGCTGCGATACTAAGGGCAGAGGCGGAGAAGATCCGACAGTATAGTGAACATCGGCACTCCTACCCCGACGCCCACCAAATTGAAGAGTTGGAAGAACCAGATAGTCGGAAAGCCTCCATTTTGGAGCCCCTGACGCGGCCTCGTGCCAGAGACTTGGCTTACTCGCAACTCTCTCCCCAGTACCACAATCTCAGTTACTCATCTAGTCCCGAGTACTACTGCAAACCATCGCACAGCATCTGGGAGCGCTTTAAACTCCATCGCAAGCGACACAAAAATGAGGAGTACATGGCCGCAGGCCATGCTCTGAGGAAAAAAGTGCAGTTTGCTAAGGATGAAGACCTTCATGACATTCTAGATTACTGGAAGGGAGTGTCAGCCCAACAAAAATCTTAA